In the Methanophagales archaeon genome, GAATCACGTAAAGCGCGTTCAATACGCAAAATGTCAGAATCACGACCGATGAATCCATATCGCCCCTCGGGACATTTATCTTCTACTTTTGCAAAGTCAATACCTCCTTCCGATTCTCGTATCCTCTCAGGTATAGGGACAACATTATATTCCTGCTGATGTCTCGTGGTCTCGCTTGGTCCACAGCCTGCGCCTCGCTGCTGCTACCGCTTCTGAAAGCGATGCATGAGAAATCAGTTTTTCATAGAACCGCTGCATAAATCTTGCTGCGGTGATTGCATACACGGAGTAGGACATTGCCACCACCCCCTTAGCACCGGTTGCAATCAATTGCGAGGCGATGGATGAAAAAGGGTCTTCAGCTCCTTCAATCGCAGACTGGCATGCATTGAGCACGAACAGCGGGACATGCGCAGAGGCTAATACCTGACCCAGCTCGGAAGCACTTACCTTATGAGGCGAGCCATCCTCATTCTCGAACACGAGATGCCCGGCTCCTGTGCTGACACCAAACCGTGTTAAAGAAGAATCAGGAGGCTGTGCAAACTCACCATGCCCGTCGAAATGCACAAGATTATAATAGCCTTTTCTATCATTCAACCGACGCTGCAGTTCATCGAAAGTAGGTGGACGCAACACTTCCACTTCTATTTTTGCTCGTTGAGCGCGTAAAGCTTCAAGCATCGGTCGCGCAACCATCCCCAGAGGCACATCTCGCTCTCCATAAGGACGAGCAATCACGAGCAGTATGCGAAAGGGCGCATCTGCATCCCCCGAAACAGCCGAAGGCGCCTCAATCTTATGACCTGTGCGATGACGATAGAGTCCTGCGAGATTAAATGCAAGATAACCCCTACCCTGAGTGGGGTCGTAAATCAATTCCCATGGAATGTTTAAAAAAGAAGCGTCTTCTGAGGTTATGCACAGTTCGCAATTCTCAAGTCCTGCTCGCACTGCTTCCTGATATAAAGAACGAGGGTCGGGGTCGAAATCACACTCTGCGAATATCTGCTCGAATATAGATTTGCCCCACTCTTTCATCTTCTTCTCTACTCGTTCCGCCTTAAACCTCTCCGCACCGTAAGGGAACTGAAGATATTCCTCAAGATACCAGCGAAGGGCTTCTCGGTCTTCTACGCTGAGCGGGTCAGTAAAAGGTATTGGCTCCGGGCAGGAACGAGGAACTGCACTGCCGGATTGCCATGCAATTTGAACTTTACCGTTTCCGAGGTCGGTAATGTGAAGGATATTCATAGTCATGGCACTTGTATCCCAAACATATCAGGGTAGCACCCCGGCTGACTCCTATATCTTAATCCATCATACATGGCACAGTTACAGTTACAGTATATGAAACAATAACATATTTCTTACCGACAAAGACACATATATCCCACTATCGTTATCATAGCATAGCATAGTGCGAATATGAGTGCACTTCTCTTTACCACTCTTATAGACTCAGCTATGTGTTCTGTTCGTGGCGCTTCGTAGCCGTTACCGTTACCGCTACTGTCATCTCGCCCGGTAACCGAGTAATGCCCGAGCTTCTCCACCTTCACACGCAAGACCGAACACATCGCCACTATTGTCCGGTGCACTCGTCTGCCCCTTTCCACGGCATCACACCTCGGTCTACCCCCCGCCAGCAATATCAACGCCGCTGCAATACGCTCCGGTATATAATTCAGAATGTCATCTGCCCTTGCAGCGAACCACCCGAAATGCCGGTATCGGTCCGTTTTATAGCCCACCACCGCATCAAGAGTGTTTATCACACGATAGAGCATGGCAGCAGGCACACCGAAGAGTGCGAAATAGAAGAACGGTGCTATGACACTATCTGTCAGGTTCTCGGCGACCGATTCGATGGCAGCAGAATTCAGATGCTCTATATCCAGACTCGATACATCCCTGCTCACTATCTTACTCACTGCTTCCCTCTTCGCTTCTAAATCCGTCGCTGCTATTACTCCTTGAGCATACCTCTCCAGACCCTTCACGGTGAATGTCATCTTGAATACAGGCACTGCTAATATGAGATACAGAACTTCATACGGATACGGTGCCATAGACATAAGCATAAGCAGCGCCAGACAGGGTATAGTGAAGATAGCAGCTATCAGCACAGCATATATAACCCCGAGTACTCGCTCCTTATTTGCGTTGCCCCGCTTTGTTATTCGGTCAAAGAAATACATAAGCCTACTTATCCATACAATAGGGTAAAATCGCTCTAATCGCTCTGGCGGGTCACCAAAAGCGAGATCAATCGCGAGAGCGAGCATGAATATCAGGAGCTGGGTTATGAAGTAACAACAGAAATAAAAACAAGAACTCATTTCATTCTCTATCCTCTATTTCATGTTTCTTCCTCTCCCTCTTCCTCTCCGGTGGACACCTATCTTTGAGGTATTGAAATATGCGCCTCCTCCCACGCTCTATGTCTCTATCTAAATCCTCAACTCGCTCTATACCAAGCTCATGGAGTATATTCAATAGCTCCTTTGCTACTTCGCTCCTGTGTATCCAGTAACAATATGTACAGTTCCATACCGAAGTCACGGTTCCAGTTCTATCCTTACGCCGTAGCCATTCACCACCGGTTTGCGGGTCTTCACAGGGATAAAGAGGGCAGAAGCACCATGTACAGTCCTGCCCCAGGAAATGACAGGGATAATACTCACAGTCCGTCTTTGGTCCAACGAGCTTCTTATCCGCTAATACCTTCTTCAGGTGTTTATATGCCAGAGGATGCATTACTTCTTACTTCTTCCTGTATATCCTCTCTCTTATATTATATTACACAGATGAATTTATCCAGTACTCCGCCCGGTATACTCCCGGTCTTACCAAGAATCAGATAGCCGCCGTTGTTCAATGCAGCTAAGAAATTGAGCAACAACCGTTTCCGGAGCTCCTTTCTAAAATATATCATCACATTGCGACAGAATATGATATCAAAATGCGTGCGAGAACTTCCTGCCTGAGATTAGGTCATGCTGCTGGAACTTCTCAAGTCGCTTCAGATCGTTCTTTATCCTGTACTTAGAGCCTGAATTATAAAAATAGCGGACTATCTGAGCGCGACTGAAATTCCGAAACGCATGAACGTCGTAAATGCCCGCTCGGGCTACTTACAGCGCTTTCGCATCTATATTCGTTGCATGAATGGAGACGAAGAAATTATTCGGTGTGGGACCAAGTTTCTCATGTAGTATGATCGCTATAGTATATGGCTCTTCACCGATGGAACATCCTGCACTCCATATCCGGAGTATCTTATTCTTTCGTCTATTCATCTCCTGTAACTGCTGTGGTAGCACATCGTTTGTGAATGCGTTCCACATATCCCGGTCACGAAAGAAATCAGTTACGTTTATCGTTATTCCATCGAATAGAAGATTCACGAGGTTAAACGCGAACTCTTCATCCAGCACCATAAATAAAGTGAGGAGCACCAACAAAAATAAATAAACAAATAAAAACTCATTCAAAAAGAGATATTGAGCATGAGCAAACTTCTATCTAAACATGATTGTTACGAAAATAGACAATTTGTTGAACAGAAATAAAAGTATAAGTAAAAATAAAAATACGTTAACTCTATCCTTCTTCTCGCGAAACTCGTGGTTACAAAAAGGGGCTAAATAAATACAATAAAGGAATCATGTAATTGAGAACAACCGTGCGAATATGCTCTTCTTACGCTCTTGCTCCTCTATCTCGATCTCCTCCCTACCATTACCATCATCATCAAAATCAACCGCTCTACCGCCGTGCTCACTCCTCCTCACACGGACATCCACGAGTATAGGCAGCTCTATGCCCGGACTTGATAACAGTGCGACACCCTGCGGAATCCTCTTTATCTCCTCCTCCGTCTCACTGCTCATAAACTCCAGACCCCGGCTTAACGCCTTTATGTCATTCGGATTAGTCACACGCAGGATTATCTGCGTATTGCACTGTGAGATGACATTCTTATCCACCCGCGCGGGTCGCTGTGAGATGACCAGTAGACCAAGCCCGAACTTCCTGCCCTCTGATGCGATAGTTCTGAGAATATTCGAGCTCACTGCCTTTTCAAAGCCGCGTTCAGGACAGAAATTGTGCGCTTCCTCTATTACAAGCATCAAAGGCGGTATCTTATTCAGCTTCCTGCCTTCAAACACCTCCTTGCAGATTCGATACACAATTAAGCGCTGTAGCTCCGGTTCCGCACC is a window encoding:
- a CDS encoding CHAT domain-containing protein, whose protein sequence is MTMNILHITDLGNGKVQIAWQSGSAVPRSCPEPIPFTDPLSVEDREALRWYLEEYLQFPYGAERFKAERVEKKMKEWGKSIFEQIFAECDFDPDPRSLYQEAVRAGLENCELCITSEDASFLNIPWELIYDPTQGRGYLAFNLAGLYRHRTGHKIEAPSAVSGDADAPFRILLVIARPYGERDVPLGMVARPMLEALRAQRAKIEVEVLRPPTFDELQRRLNDRKGYYNLVHFDGHGEFAQPPDSSLTRFGVSTGAGHLVFENEDGSPHKVSASELGQVLASAHVPLFVLNACQSAIEGAEDPFSSIASQLIATGAKGVVAMSYSVYAITAARFMQRFYEKLISHASLSEAVAAARRRLWTKRDHETSAGI
- the cobD gene encoding cobalamin biosynthesis protein CobD produces the protein MSSCFYFCCYFITQLLIFMLALAIDLAFGDPPERLERFYPIVWISRLMYFFDRITKRGNANKERVLGVIYAVLIAAIFTIPCLALLMLMSMAPYPYEVLYLILAVPVFKMTFTVKGLERYAQGVIAATDLEAKREAVSKIVSRDVSSLDIEHLNSAAIESVAENLTDSVIAPFFYFALFGVPAAMLYRVINTLDAVVGYKTDRYRHFGWFAARADDILNYIPERIAAALILLAGGRPRCDAVERGRRVHRTIVAMCSVLRVKVEKLGHYSVTGRDDSSGNGNGYEAPRTEHIAESIRVVKRSALIFALCYAMITIVGYMCLCR